The sequence AAAAAATCAAAGACCTTTTGATTACCGGGGATTTTTTTATCCATCCCCGCAGGGCGGTTTTTGATTTGGAGACCGCCCTGAAAAATACGGCCATAAAAGACCTGGGCATGGGCGTGGAAGGATTTTTTAAAAAAAACCGGGTGGGGCTCATGGGTTTGCGTCCCGGGGATTTTTCCCGGGCGATTCAATTAGCCGTGGCCAAGACGGCCTATCCAGATCTGGGGTTTTCCTTTGAAGAGGCCGATTTTATGACCACCTTCAACGGATCCCTGTCGGAGATTCTGGAACAATGCGAATTACTCCTGCTGCCTTATTGTTCCAAGCTGCCTGAATGTGAGTACCGCGCCAAGGACGGCTGTATCCAGTGCGGCGGGTGTACCATCGGCGAGGCCTTTGCCCTGGCCAAGGGAAAGGGCATCAAGGTGATCACCATCCAGAATTATGAACACCTGGTGGAGTCCCTCGAAGAAGAAAAGCGAAAGGGCCTTAAGACCTATATCGGCTGCTGCTGCGATGCCTTCCAGCTCAAAAGGCAGGAGGCCTTTAAACAGGCAGGCTTGTCAGGTCTATTAATCGATATCGAAAACACCACCTGTTATGAATTGAACAAGGAAAAAGAGGCTTATCAGGGGGTCTTTGAGAAGCAGACCCATTTGCGGATAGGGTTGCTGGAAAAGGTTTTGAAATTGGTAGGATCAGAGAATGTCTGAGTATCAACAATGGACCTGCGATGTCCTGGTGATCGGGGCCGGACCGGCCGGAAGCATGGCGGCCCGATTCGCGGCTCAGGAGGGGGCTGCCGTTATCCTCCTGGAACGGCGGGAGCGGGTCGGTCTCCCGGTGCGTTGTGCCGAATATGTGCCCCTGCCCGTGAGCCGATATGTGGAATTAAACCGTCCCGGCCTTCTGGTTCAAACGGTCCGGGCCATGCAAACTTTTATTCCCGGAGACGCTGTTAAAGAAACGGTTGTCCCCGGTGCAATAATCAACCGGGACCGCTTGGACCAGGAGCTGGCCGGTTTGGCGGTCAAGGCCGGGGCAGAATTAAAAACAGGGATCCAGGCCTGGACCCGGCAGGGCGATCAGGTTGTTGCCCGGGAGAAAGAAGGGTTGGTCAGGATTTCAAGCCGGGTCATCATCGGGGCCGATGGCCCTTCCTCCCAGGTGGGCCGGTGGATGGGAAGCGGTCATAAGGAATTTTTAATTTCCGCCCAGTACCGGATTTCCCTAACAAGGCCCTTGGACCATACGCGTATCTATTTCCGTCCTTATATCCAAGGAGGTTATGGCTGGCTTTTTCCGAAAGGGGGCGAGGCCAACTTGGGGGTCGGCATCGTTCCTTCTTTACACAAGGGCTTGAAGAAAGTCCTTGATCAATTTAAGATGGAATTGGCCCAGGAAGATTTGATAAAAGATGCGATCAAAAGGCAAGGAGGAGGGATCCTTCCGGTGGGCGGACTGATTCCGGTGGCCAAAGAGAATATGATCCTGGCCGGCGATGCGGCCGGGACCTGTCACCCCATAACCGGGGCCGGTGTGGGCAATGCCCTCCTTTCCGGCGAAATGGCCGGCCAAGCGGCGGCCGAGGCGGTTCGAAAGGGAAATTTTCAATCTCTTAAACAATATGAGAAAGAATTAAGAGGTCTTCTGGGGCACAGCTTGAATCTCGGGGTCCGAAAGAGAAAGGCTATGATGGCCCGGTGGAACAGACCGGATTTTTCCGAAACCATCCGTCAAAACTGGATCGCTTTCAGAGAATATTATAAATAGCGGACAGCGGTCAGTCGCCCGCTTGTCAAAGATTTTAAAAAAGAGGTCTTAAATGCTTTCTCCAAAAAAAAGAACTTCGACGGAACAACCGAGCAGTCCGGAATACCTTCAAATGAGCCTGGCTGCGGCTATGACCCTGGGGCTGAAAGAAGGGTTGTTTTTTAGAAATGCCCGCCTTTACTGCCTGAATCTTTTATTGACCTACCCGGAAGGGTGCCGGGCCAATTGTGCCTATTGCGGGTTACAAAAATCCAGGGAAGGGGCCTTTGGGGAAAAAAGTTTTATTCGGGTGCCCTGGCCGACTTACGATCTGGAAACCATCATGAGAGAGACGATCGCCCATAAAGCCCGCCTCCATCGGGTGTGTATCTCCATGATCACCCATTCCCGGGCCGTACAGGACACCCTTTATCTGACGGAAAGATTCCACCGGGAAGTGGGCCTCCCGGTTTCCATCCTGATGAACCCAACCAGCATGAAACCCTCCGACCTTCAGGAAATGAAAAGGAAAGGTGCCCAGATGGCCGCCGTGGCTCTCGATTTGGCCACGGAAGATTTATTTGACCTTCATCGGGGGAAAGGGGTGGGCGGCCCTCATCGGTT is a genomic window of Deltaproteobacteria bacterium containing:
- a CDS encoding NAD(P)/FAD-dependent oxidoreductase; the encoded protein is MSEYQQWTCDVLVIGAGPAGSMAARFAAQEGAAVILLERRERVGLPVRCAEYVPLPVSRYVELNRPGLLVQTVRAMQTFIPGDAVKETVVPGAIINRDRLDQELAGLAVKAGAELKTGIQAWTRQGDQVVAREKEGLVRISSRVIIGADGPSSQVGRWMGSGHKEFLISAQYRISLTRPLDHTRIYFRPYIQGGYGWLFPKGGEANLGVGIVPSLHKGLKKVLDQFKMELAQEDLIKDAIKRQGGGILPVGGLIPVAKENMILAGDAAGTCHPITGAGVGNALLSGEMAGQAAAEAVRKGNFQSLKQYEKELRGLLGHSLNLGVRKRKAMMARWNRPDFSETIRQNWIAFREYYK
- a CDS encoding radical SAM protein, which gives rise to MLSPKKRTSTEQPSSPEYLQMSLAAAMTLGLKEGLFFRNARLYCLNLLLTYPEGCRANCAYCGLQKSREGAFGEKSFIRVPWPTYDLETIMRETIAHKARLHRVCISMITHSRAVQDTLYLTERFHREVGLPVSILMNPTSMKPSDLQEMKRKGAQMAAVALDLATEDLFDLHRGKGVGGPHRFDQYWEMLSATAEVFGRNKAGCHLIVGMGEREDQMIQRIQKVRDLGARTHLFSFFPEKGSRMAHKKSCPVDQYRRIQLARYLIDFDHCRAEDLEFDDQGRIISFGLKKSEVEQWIDTGRPFMTSGCPGGGMEAACNRPYGDGPASDIRSFPFPLEAQDIALVKQQLGWE